The region CCTAATTGTAAAATTGCATCTGCAGGTGGGATTGCCTCAAATATGTTTTACAATTAGAAACCAAGAACAAAACCAACTTTGACCCAAAATAGacaaagcaaaaaacaaaaacagaagagaattagatgatgaaccttTTGGATTTGCCTAATTTGGAAAGGGACATAGTGGCCTTTTTTATCTCACCAGGTTTAGAAAGACAATTGACACAAACTATttttatgttcttatttttagCGTGACATCCTTAACAGACTATTGCACATGCTCACAGAACGAGGAATGGTATACCTTGAGTAAAATTGCATTTGCAGGGGGGATGGCCTCAAACATGTTTCCAGGAGTGAAGAACAAGTTCTTTCTCCCTGGCAGCTTGTCAACAACTTGAGGAAGATCAAGCACAGTGCACTTCATCTCTGGGAATGCCTCCGCAATGGCCTTAGCCATCGTCCCGGTGCCGCCTCCCACATCGACCAACGAGCTCAGCCCCTCAAAGGCTCCTCTGCACTCTTCGATCACCACAGACGCCACCATACGCGAATCACTTTCCATGCCCTCGTTGAAAAGACTGTTAAAGGCGGGGTTCTGGCCGGCGAAATCCCAAATCGTCTGTCCTTTCGCCGTCAGGAACGGGGTGGGATCGTCGTTCCCCAGCCATGGAGTCAGCCAATTCAATGGCTTTACCATGAGAGGATCGAGCATCAAGAGCAGGAAAGGCAACATGCTCGCAGGTGTAGTCCTTAGGAGGAGATGGGAGGCTGGCGTGAGCGTGTACTCggcttcttcctcctctccgCCGTCCCCGGCTTTCAGCTCAACGAAGAACCCATCGTGAGCTAGCACGCGCATGAGGCGAGGGATGCAGTGGGATTTGGAGGGATCAAGAGCAGGAAGAGAAGCAACCAGCTGGGAAAGCTTCATGGGTTGGCCATGGCGGTGAATGATGTCTGGTATGCCCAGCTGAACTGCACATTTCAGACAGGCTGAGCTTACGAAAGCGAAGGTACGGTTCCAGACGTGAGCATGCGCACGGAGAAGCTCATCAGTAGTGCTAATTCTCTCTTTGCCATTCGTGGCCATTTCTTAAGATTGATGTGTGGTTTAGTTTGTGCTGAATGAATGTCTATGAACATTCAGGacgtgtatatgtatgtgtatatatagctTGCAGAATGCTATATTCTGCACGCAGTGAGATTGCTTTCATTTACGTTtggtgagaaagaaaaagaaaaggaaaaggagatcGTTTTCATTTAGGGTTTAGGTATTATTATTGCCACGTGTAGCCACGTGTAGCCACGTGCAGAAGTAGGAATCCGTTAGTGGACCTCCCCGAAATGGATATGGATAGATTCGGTTGGTATTTCggatcttcattttattttataaaattatattattaatttttatggtCACAGTTACTAAATTTTAAGTAATATCATTAAcctcaaaataattaatattaaccttaaaatcatcattaataatattattataaatattaatcacTACTCAAAGAAAAGTAAATTTGAGAATTCACAAAATTCTCCAatcattattcatgaaaaaatgtTTCATTCTAACATTGTGTGTGATTCTTAAACTTCTAAATGTAGATTGAACAATTAATTTAGGTTCATTTTAccta is a window of Diospyros lotus cultivar Yz01 chromosome 10, ASM1463336v1, whole genome shotgun sequence DNA encoding:
- the LOC127812064 gene encoding trans-resveratrol di-O-methyltransferase-like; translation: MATNGKERISTTDELLRAHAHVWNRTFAFVSSACLKCAVQLGIPDIIHRHGQPMKLSQLVASLPALDPSKSHCIPRLMRVLAHDGFFVELKAGDGGEEEEAEYTLTPASHLLLRTTPASMLPFLLLMLDPLMVKPLNWLTPWLGNDDPTPFLTAKGQTIWDFAGQNPAFNSLFNEGMESDSRMVASVVIEECRGAFEGLSSLVDVGGGTGTMAKAIAEAFPEMKCTVLDLPQVVDKLPGRKNLFFTPGNMFEAIPPANAILLKWILHDWGDEDCVKILRHCKEVIPSRQEGGKVIIIDMVVGHQKLEEANTHGDKSTQTQLFFDMLTMMLVSGKERTEKEWANLFSAAKFSDYKINPILGLRSLIEIYP